A genomic window from Leptospiraceae bacterium includes:
- a CDS encoding NmrA family NAD(P)-binding protein encodes MNKILVVGATGNIGRFLVDELLKDGLSVKTLTRNPEKTNFPASVEVVKGDLRSREELINALIDVEKVFLVLPNILPDIFISAASEFKLKQIVFVSSYSVEIDWNSKNNLIAKHHIESEAIIKNSKIPYTFLRPAGFMTSAFQWLHSIKSQATVFLPFPDVQHAVIHPRDIALSAAAVFKSDIHLGKSYLLTGPELISFREQVRLISETTKKELKVIQPERDAVLRMMSQNMPLSFVESIIELLESKPKTINVSGNVKALTNTDGITFHTWALENKNIFLS; translated from the coding sequence TAAAAACTTTAACCAGAAATCCCGAAAAAACTAATTTTCCAGCCTCTGTGGAAGTTGTAAAAGGCGATTTAAGAAGCAGAGAGGAACTTATCAATGCTCTGATAGACGTCGAAAAGGTTTTTTTAGTTTTACCCAATATTCTTCCGGACATATTTATATCAGCCGCATCTGAATTTAAATTAAAACAAATCGTATTTGTTTCTTCTTACTCAGTTGAGATTGATTGGAATAGTAAAAATAATCTAATTGCTAAACATCATATTGAGTCCGAAGCAATTATAAAAAACAGCAAAATTCCATATACTTTTCTTAGACCTGCAGGTTTTATGACCTCAGCTTTTCAATGGTTGCATTCAATAAAATCTCAAGCTACTGTTTTCTTACCTTTTCCGGATGTACAACATGCTGTTATTCACCCGAGGGATATTGCACTATCGGCAGCTGCGGTATTTAAGAGTGATATACATTTAGGAAAGTCCTATTTATTAACTGGACCTGAATTAATTTCTTTTAGAGAGCAAGTACGATTGATTTCAGAAACAACTAAAAAAGAATTGAAAGTTATTCAACCTGAAAGAGATGCAGTTCTTAGAATGATGTCGCAGAATATGCCTTTATCCTTCGTGGAATCGATTATAGAATTACTGGAGTCTAAACCTAAAACCATAAATGTTTCTGGTAATGTGAAAGCACTTACAAATACAGATGGAATTACATTTCATACCTGGGCATTAGAAAATAAAAATATTTTTCTCTCATAA
- a CDS encoding SpoIIE family protein phosphatase, giving the protein MSKWNLIKFEFYLCISIIIFLMFPFSFLRAEVISINVRENSKLQIGEEFEFLEDKTGKMELETVQKLDTWQKSRSNFISTGFSTSYYWFRFSLHNPTKKKLRLVFDTGFSRQDRFEFYEIYKEGNIKKTVVGDLYVFSKRPIKNPNFCFPIEFEAGSSVQYYIRTHSIRNAFRLTPSIYGLEQFQEENTKKTLINGIIYGSLIIMFVYNLFLFITIKDYSYIYLAFVIIFYFFYLLCLHGISFQYFYPNNIKLQNYDYHILTPLILISGNLFMNQYLVLYRISKLMNKLSWIIYIIYIFCLLHIPFVITHYPAYAFYYTNIILLYSTVFYCFVSIYLFIKRYRQAYFIAYSWMIILLIVIFRILSLLKVIPFSIFVAEYIHVVGVSLMMVIFSLALADKVNTLKKQLIKVNDNLEEKINQRTVDLHKTLMEIQDLKEQQDADYFLTSLLAEPLGNNHLESENVEVEFFLKQKKEFSFRNKQYEIGGDICISDSIILKGKRYAVISNADAMGKSLQGASGILIFASVFHAILNRTKMTMSMQEQSPKQWMENTFKELNGTFEAFELLMMVSFVLVLIDESTGMMYSINAEHPFMVLYRDKYASYLESRNMFLKLGIPKEYEEIEIREFQLKSGDVILLGSDGKDDIMVNEEETEETQFHNDPKRYLEFIVNSNADLYLLYDLISSGGELIDDVSLVKILYKSLSEN; this is encoded by the coding sequence ATGAGTAAATGGAACTTAATAAAATTTGAATTCTATTTATGTATATCTATAATTATATTTCTTATGTTTCCATTTTCTTTTTTGAGAGCGGAAGTAATATCTATTAATGTTAGAGAAAATAGCAAATTACAAATAGGAGAAGAATTTGAATTTTTAGAAGATAAGACCGGTAAAATGGAACTGGAAACCGTCCAAAAATTAGATACCTGGCAGAAAAGTAGATCTAATTTTATCAGCACGGGTTTTTCTACTTCTTATTACTGGTTTCGATTCTCTCTTCATAATCCTACAAAGAAAAAACTAAGACTTGTCTTTGATACAGGTTTTTCGAGACAGGATAGATTTGAGTTTTATGAAATTTATAAAGAAGGAAACATAAAAAAGACTGTAGTAGGGGACTTATATGTTTTTTCTAAAAGACCGATAAAAAACCCAAATTTTTGTTTTCCAATAGAATTTGAAGCAGGTTCTTCTGTTCAATATTATATACGTACTCATTCTATTCGTAATGCGTTTCGACTTACTCCTTCGATATACGGATTAGAACAGTTTCAGGAAGAGAATACAAAAAAGACCCTGATTAATGGGATTATCTATGGAAGTCTTATTATCATGTTCGTATATAATCTCTTTCTTTTCATTACGATTAAAGACTATAGTTATATTTATCTCGCCTTTGTTATAATTTTCTATTTCTTTTATTTGCTTTGTTTACATGGTATTTCTTTTCAGTATTTCTATCCGAATAATATAAAGTTGCAAAATTATGATTATCATATACTGACTCCTTTAATCCTTATCTCCGGGAATTTATTCATGAATCAGTATCTTGTATTATATCGAATTTCAAAATTGATGAATAAACTCTCATGGATTATTTATATTATTTATATATTCTGTTTACTGCATATACCTTTTGTCATTACTCATTATCCGGCGTATGCGTTTTATTATACAAATATCATTCTGCTATATTCAACAGTTTTTTATTGTTTTGTATCGATTTACTTATTTATAAAAAGATACAGACAGGCCTACTTCATAGCTTATTCCTGGATGATTATTTTGCTGATTGTGATCTTCAGAATTCTTTCTTTACTAAAAGTAATCCCTTTTAGTATATTTGTTGCTGAATACATTCATGTTGTAGGAGTTTCTTTGATGATGGTGATTTTTTCTTTAGCCCTGGCGGATAAGGTGAATACTCTAAAAAAGCAATTAATTAAAGTAAATGATAATTTAGAAGAAAAAATAAATCAAAGAACAGTAGATTTGCATAAAACTTTGATGGAAATACAGGATTTAAAAGAACAGCAGGATGCAGATTATTTTCTCACCTCTTTACTGGCTGAGCCTCTGGGCAATAATCATTTAGAAAGTGAAAATGTCGAAGTAGAGTTTTTTCTGAAACAAAAAAAGGAGTTTTCATTTCGGAATAAGCAATATGAGATTGGAGGAGATATTTGTATTTCAGATAGTATTATATTAAAGGGGAAACGATATGCGGTTATCAGTAATGCCGATGCAATGGGTAAATCCTTGCAGGGTGCTTCCGGTATACTTATCTTTGCTTCTGTGTTTCATGCTATATTAAACCGAACAAAAATGACTATGTCCATGCAAGAACAGAGTCCGAAACAATGGATGGAGAATACTTTTAAAGAGTTAAATGGAACTTTTGAAGCCTTTGAATTGTTAATGATGGTTTCATTTGTCCTGGTACTAATTGATGAATCGACAGGTATGATGTATTCTATAAATGCGGAACATCCTTTTATGGTTTTATATCGGGATAAATATGCTTCTTACCTTGAAAGTAGAAATATGTTCCTAAAATTAGGAATTCCTAAAGAATATGAAGAAATCGAGATACGCGAATTTCAATTAAAATCCGGAGATGTGATTCTATTAGGAAGTGATGGCAAGGATGATATAATGGTAAATGAGGAAGAAACAGAAGAAACCCAGTTTCACAACGATCCAAAGAGATATTTAGAATTTATAGTTAATTCCAATGCTGATTTGTATTTATTATATGACTTGATTAGTTCGGGAGGAGAGCTGATTGACGATGTCTCTCTGGTAAAGATTCTGTATAAGAGCCTGTCTGAAAATTAA
- a CDS encoding 4Fe-4S dicluster domain-containing protein — MGNAKKRSLTEKFLALLFVLIITLFYLVYKYPTLFVREEQIRDTFYFLGKSLSFWYGLIYTLLVCGISLRLLVQNKSPYLKGNKVKELGTYHRWKFTSILISQFIFFFFIPFVLPALLGKQDFWNDPLSKYGFSDDISSNDAYVHKENYIYVYNGFRNLSGFIYIFIVVPLSVWFFGKRYCSWFCACGNLAETVGTTSPGRKWVIEYTPRGEKSSKLERLQYVFFSIAFLFGIILFLDIQKLFSSKSLLEFSWAFQFLVVDFMFGSIIGVGAYPFLGTRIWCRYGCPLAGMMRLFGKYFGSKFRVQANDKCRGIGHCTAVCPMGIDVASYAHKDKKPIEGSFGLDISPCIGCGGCISSCPVQALSFQKQKDKVSSGGKEE; from the coding sequence ATGGGAAATGCAAAAAAGAGAAGTCTTACGGAAAAATTTTTAGCACTGCTTTTTGTTCTCATTATTACCTTATTTTATCTCGTTTACAAATATCCTACACTTTTCGTAAGAGAAGAGCAGATCCGGGATACCTTTTATTTTTTGGGAAAATCCCTTTCTTTTTGGTACGGACTTATTTATACCCTGCTGGTTTGTGGAATTTCTCTTCGTCTGCTGGTTCAAAACAAAAGTCCCTATTTGAAAGGAAATAAAGTCAAGGAACTCGGTACATATCATCGCTGGAAGTTTACTTCTATTTTAATAAGCCAGTTTATTTTTTTCTTCTTTATTCCCTTTGTTCTACCTGCTTTATTAGGTAAGCAGGATTTTTGGAATGATCCTCTCAGCAAATATGGCTTTTCTGATGATATAAGTAGTAATGATGCCTATGTGCATAAAGAAAATTATATATATGTTTACAATGGTTTCCGAAACCTATCTGGCTTTATCTATATATTTATTGTCGTACCCTTATCGGTCTGGTTTTTTGGAAAGAGATATTGTTCCTGGTTTTGTGCCTGTGGTAATTTAGCTGAAACTGTGGGAACTACATCTCCGGGTAGGAAATGGGTGATAGAATATACTCCGAGAGGAGAAAAATCATCGAAACTGGAACGTTTACAATATGTATTCTTTAGTATAGCCTTTCTTTTCGGGATCATTCTTTTTTTGGATATACAAAAGCTATTTAGTTCCAAATCTTTACTTGAATTTAGCTGGGCTTTTCAATTTTTAGTAGTAGATTTTATGTTTGGTTCTATTATAGGTGTAGGAGCTTATCCTTTTTTGGGAACCCGTATCTGGTGTCGTTACGGTTGTCCTCTCGCAGGCATGATGCGACTTTTTGGCAAATATTTCGGCTCAAAATTTCGTGTGCAGGCTAATGATAAATGCAGGGGAATCGGACACTGTACTGCCGTTTGTCCTATGGGAATCGATGTGGCATCTTATGCTCATAAGGATAAAAAACCGATAGAAGGTAGTTTTGGACTGGATATAAGTCCCTGTATAGGTTGCGGAGGTTGTATTTCTTCCTGTCCGGTACAGGCATTGAGTTTTCAAAAACAGAAAGATAAAGTATCAAGTGGGGGTAAAGAAGAGTGA
- a CDS encoding DUF547 domain-containing protein, which yields MKYFFPILISLLVYSKTINAFDHSHSVFNGLLKLYVSDGKVKYKAFKDNANFENYLKSLSSVKMKEYSGFSKKEKLAFLINAYNAFTIKLVADKYPVKSIRDITNRPWAWTPWKIKFFQLLEDKRHLDWIEHNMLRTKFDEPRIHFAIVCASVGCPDLASFAYSVESLEKQLEKAQEKFLLSYPSKNRYDKKKKVLYLSPIFKWFHHDFTRKGSLIEYVDEVMKLNIPPSTEIKYTNYSWKLNE from the coding sequence GTGAAGTATTTTTTTCCTATTCTTATTAGTTTGTTAGTATATTCGAAAACTATAAATGCCTTTGATCATTCTCATAGTGTATTTAACGGTTTATTAAAATTGTATGTTTCTGATGGAAAAGTGAAGTATAAAGCATTCAAGGATAATGCAAACTTTGAAAATTATTTAAAATCTTTATCTTCGGTAAAGATGAAAGAATACTCTGGTTTTTCTAAAAAAGAAAAGCTGGCTTTTCTCATTAACGCCTATAATGCTTTTACTATCAAGCTGGTAGCAGATAAATACCCGGTAAAAAGCATTCGAGACATTACTAATAGACCCTGGGCCTGGACACCCTGGAAGATCAAGTTTTTTCAATTATTGGAAGACAAGCGTCATCTTGACTGGATAGAGCATAATATGCTTAGAACCAAATTTGATGAGCCAAGAATTCATTTTGCTATTGTCTGTGCTTCTGTGGGTTGTCCTGACTTAGCTTCTTTTGCTTATTCGGTAGAATCTCTGGAAAAACAATTGGAAAAAGCTCAGGAGAAGTTTTTATTATCGTATCCATCCAAAAACAGATACGATAAAAAAAAGAAGGTACTTTACCTTTCTCCTATTTTTAAATGGTTTCATCACGATTTTACAAGGAAAGGAAGCCTGATAGAATATGTTGATGAAGTAATGAAGTTAAACATTCCTCCCAGTACAGAAATCAAATATACAAATTATAGTTGGAAGTTGAATGAGTAA
- a CDS encoding Rpn family recombination-promoting nuclease/putative transposase, with protein sequence MDHNSFFKITFQNRENAIDFLRHKLPQELLKDILLDSLEITKDSFVDANYQDVHSDMLFKVPIAGKDSYIYLLLEHKSYPDKMTSFQLLKYMLGIWSLHVSQEKKEKSLVLPLILPVLLYHGKNEWQYGNNFQSIQEMMPGWEKYQVNFSYIVYDFSRFQEEDIKGEITTRLFTLLLKYINREEFEEKLVQIISLLAELAEKKTGMEYIETVLLYMLSGVKKIELDSLKSMMETKESRRVKDMLVSLLDKIEQKGYDRALHLVEIAKRRAEDEKRRAEDEKRRAELAERKAELAERKAERAERKKALRTALHLQESGSELAFIVKITELDEVYLQRFFKITALSCK encoded by the coding sequence GTGGATCATAATTCCTTTTTTAAAATTACTTTCCAGAACCGCGAAAATGCTATTGACTTTTTGAGACACAAGCTACCGCAGGAACTCTTAAAAGACATTCTATTGGATTCTCTCGAAATTACAAAAGATAGTTTCGTCGATGCCAATTATCAGGATGTGCATTCGGATATGCTCTTCAAAGTTCCGATAGCCGGCAAAGATAGCTACATCTATCTTCTTCTCGAGCACAAAAGTTATCCCGATAAAATGACTTCATTCCAGCTATTGAAATACATGCTGGGAATCTGGAGTCTTCATGTAAGCCAGGAGAAAAAAGAGAAGTCGCTTGTTCTTCCTCTTATCCTGCCGGTACTTTTATATCACGGAAAAAACGAATGGCAATATGGTAATAATTTTCAGAGTATACAGGAAATGATGCCCGGCTGGGAAAAATACCAGGTCAATTTTTCCTATATAGTTTATGATTTTTCCAGGTTTCAAGAAGAAGATATCAAAGGAGAAATAACTACAAGACTCTTTACCCTGCTCTTGAAGTATATCAATCGCGAAGAGTTTGAAGAAAAACTGGTACAAATTATTTCCCTGCTGGCTGAATTAGCAGAAAAGAAAACCGGCATGGAATATATAGAAACCGTCCTTCTCTATATGCTATCAGGTGTGAAAAAAATTGAACTTGACAGTCTAAAATCAATGATGGAGACTAAAGAAAGCAGGAGAGTAAAGGATATGCTGGTATCACTGTTAGATAAAATTGAGCAAAAAGGCTATGATAGAGCATTACATCTTGTAGAAATTGCGAAAAGAAGAGCTGAAGACGAGAAAAGAAGAGCTGAAGACGAGAAAAGAAGAGCTGAACTCGCAGAAAGAAAAGCCGAACTTGCAGAAAGAAAAGCCGAACGGGCCGAACGGAAAAAAGCTCTCCGAACTGCCCTTCATCTCCAGGAATCGGGTTCTGAGCTGGCATTTATTGTTAAAATTACCGAGCTGGATGAGGTCTACCTCCAACGCTTTTTTAAAATAACGGCCTTGAGCTGTAAATAG
- a CDS encoding Rpn family recombination-promoting nuclease/putative transposase, whose amino-acid sequence MDHNSFFKITFQNRENAIDFLKHKLPQELLKDIQLDSLEITKDSFVDANYQDVHSDMLFKVPIAGKDSYIYLLLEHKSYPDRMTSFQLLKYMLGIWSLHISQEKKEKSLVLPLILPVLLYHGKNEWQYGNNFQSIQEMMPGWEKYQVNFSYIVYDFSRFQEEDIKGEITTRLFTLLLKYINREEFEEKLVQIISLLAELAEKKTGMEYIETVLLYMLSGVKKIELDSLKSMMESRESRRVKDMLVSLLDKIEQKGYDRALHLVEIAKRRAEDEKRRAEDEKRRAEDEKRRAELAERKAELAERKARRAERKKALRTALHLQESGSELAFIVKITELDEVYLQRFFKRTALSCK is encoded by the coding sequence GTGGATCATAATTCCTTTTTCAAAATTACTTTCCAGAACCGGGAGAATGCTATCGACTTCCTGAAACACAAATTACCTCAGGAGTTGTTAAAAGACATCCAACTGGATTCTCTCGAAATAACAAAAGATAGTTTCGTCGATGCCAATTATCAGGATGTGCATTCGGATATGCTCTTCAAAGTTCCGATAGCCGGCAAAGATAGCTACATCTATCTTCTTCTCGAACACAAAAGTTATCCCGATAGAATGACTTCCTTTCAGCTATTGAAATACATGCTCGGAATTTGGAGCCTTCATATAAGCCAAGAGAAAAAAGAGAAGTCGCTTGTTCTTCCTCTTATCCTGCCTGTGCTTTTATATCACGGAAAAAACGAATGGCAATATGGTAATAATTTTCAGAGTATACAGGAAATGATGCCCGGCTGGGAAAAATACCAGGTCAATTTTTCCTATATAGTTTATGATTTTTCCAGGTTTCAAGAAGAAGATATCAAAGGAGAAATAACTACAAGACTCTTTACCCTGCTCTTGAAATATATCAATCGCGAAGAATTTGAAGAAAAGCTGGTGCAAATTATTTCCCTGCTGGCTGAATTAGCAGAAAAGAAAACCGGCATGGAATATATAGAAACCGTCCTTCTCTATATGCTATCAGGTGTGAAAAAAATTGAACTTGACAGTCTAAAATCAATGATGGAAAGTAGAGAAAGCAGGAGAGTAAAGGATATGCTGGTATCACTGTTAGATAAAATTGAGCAAAAAGGCTATGATAGAGCATTACATCTTGTAGAAATTGCGAAAAGAAGAGCTGAAGACGAGAAAAGAAGAGCTGAGGACGAGAAAAGAAGAGCTGAGGACGAGAAAAGAAGAGCTGAACTCGCAGAAAGAAAAGCCGAACTTGCAGAAAGAAAAGCGAGGCGAGCCGAACGTAAAAAAGCTCTCCGAACTGCCCTTCATCTCCAGGAATCGGGTTCTGAGCTGGCATTTATTGTTAAAATTACCGAGCTGGATGAGGTCTACCTCCAACGCTTTTTTAAAAGAACGGCCTTGAGCTGTAAATAG